GGTGTGCATTATCTTAGTCAGATATCAACGGACGCTTTTGAAGTAACTCGGAAAAAAGTTCAAGCTTTTATTCATGCAGCAGAGGACAAGGAGATTATTATCACTAAAGGGACCACAGATGGTATTAATCTAATTGCTACTTGTTATGGCAGAGCTTTTATCCAAGCTGGTGATGAGATTATTATTTCAGCAATGGAGCACCACTCTAATATTGTGCCTTGGCAGATGCTTTGCGACGAAAAGGGCTGTAAGATCCGGGTCATTCCAATGAATGACAAGGGTGAGCTCGATATGGTTGCATACGAGAACTTGTTAAATGAGAAAACCAAACTAGTTGCAGTGACCTATGTTTCAAATGCGCTAGGGACAATCAATCCAGTAGGTCAGATTATTTCAATGGCCCATCAGTACGGAGCTGTCGTGTTGGTTGATGCTGCTCAAGCCGTCCAACATATAAAAATTGATGTTCAGAATCTTGATGTTGATTTTTTGGTGTTTTCGGGCCATAAAATGTATGGACCTACAGGAGTGGGGGTGTTATACGGTAAAGAAGATTTATTAAACGCAATGCCGCCTTATCAAGGTGGCGGAGATATGATTAAAGAGGTAACCTTTGAAAAAACGACGTATAATGAATTGCCTTTTAAATTTGAGGCCGGTACACCTAACATTGAGGCTGGTATCTGTTTAAATGAGGCGATCGATTATATCAATTCAATTGGTCTAGATAGTATTGAAGCCTATGAATTTGAATTATTGCAATACGCCACAGAGAAGCTATCTGAAGTTTCGGGGATACGGTTTATAGGTACAGCCGAGCATAAGTGTTCTGTGATATCCTTTGTAATAGAAGGTACACATCCCTATGATGTCGGAGTTATCTTAGATAAGCTCGGAATTGCTGTCCGTACGGGGCACCACTGTGCGCAACCTGTCATGGATCGATTTGGAATACCTGGGACTATCCGTGCTTCTTTAGCCGTGTATAATACAAAGGAGGAAATAGATGTTTTGGTTGCGGGAATTCAGCGCGCGGTCAATATGTTGATTTAATATAAAAATAGGTATGACCATTAATGAAATACAGGATGAATTAATTGAGGATTTTGCTTTTTTCACAGATTGGATGGAAAAATACGAGTATATCATCCAGCTCGGAAAAGAGGTGCCTCTAATTGATGAACGATACAAAACGGATGAATATATTATCAAAGGATGTCAATCCAAAGTTTGGCTTTTTCCAGAGATAAAAGATGGAAAGGTATATTTTAAAGCGGATAGCGATGCTATTATCACCAAAGGCCTGGTGAGTTTAATGGTCAAAGTGCTATCTGGACACACTGCGAAAGAAATTGTTGATACTGATTTATATTTTGTTGACCAAATAGGATTGAAAGAACATTTGTCACCTACAAGAGCAAACGGCTTGTTATCTATGATTAAGCAAATGAAATTATACGCATTGGCTTTGCAGGCAAAAACATAGAAAGGGGAGTGTAATCCCCTTTTTTATTGTTTAAAAACTCGTATTATTGTACCCGGCCAATTGTTGTATCCTATTAAATGTTCCCAGTAACAGACTACTATACTTGCTGATAATCATTTGAACTTGCAATCTTACCATAGCGCAGTATAAAGAAAATGCGTTCCACACGCGAAGAAATTGAAGCTGATAGCTTAACGTTTTTGTATTGAAAAATTCTACTGAATCATGAGCACCGCCGACGATTCCAGTGTTCTGATGCTATAGCCCACTGACGTAAATTTAAGCTCATCTAACAATATGGAGCTGACTGTTGATCTTGATCCTTCTTATTTATGAAATATGTTAATATGACTTCTTAAATCGATATGGAGCGCGAGTCGTGAGCGGAATCATAATCCTTAAAAATTCTATTTGATCCAATGGAATGATTATAAGAAGATAAATAAATAATAAAATCTATGTATTCTAATACTAACTTTTACCTAACCACAATTTTAAATTAATTTTTAGACAGTGCTTGCCCATTGATTGCTCGGTATCAACTGAGGTATCAGTGAGTAAGCACTGGACGAGCACTGAACAAGCAATGTCGAAAGCTAAAAATTGTTCCCTATTTGGTTATGGTTTTCTAGGACTAAGAATTTAAAAAGAAAAACGAAGGATCTACACTTACGTAACAAAAAGATCGATGTTTTCGCTAGTAGGCCGTTGAGATAAGGATCGAATAGCAGGGAGTATCTTCTAATACAAAAAAAGCTAATCATTCGATTAGCTTTTTTAGTGATCCCGCTGGGATTCGAACCCAGGACCCATACATTAAAAGTGTATTGCTCTACCAGCTGAGCTACGGAATCCTTTCTGTTTTTGAAAGTGATGCAAAGGTAGGGAAATAAAGTTCTTATACCAATTTTTTTTACCTTTTTTTTTGGAATTATGATAACTGTTTAAAAATTAAAGAATTAATTTTTATACATTACGTCAGTTTGAAAATTGGCTGAAAAGATTGATGAATGTGAAAGCCTATTCTATATTTGAAATACTCATTTCATGTGAAGAATAATCAAAAAAAGTCAGTGGTTAGCTGACTTTATATGATTAGAAGCATGTTGACAGATATTATTCAGTCACAACGCCCATTTTACTAAACTTTTCGATTCTTTCCGAAACTAATGTATCGCTATTTTTAGCCTTCAATTCGGTAAGATCTTTTAACAACTGATTTTTTAGGTTAGCAGCAGCTGCAGCTGGATCTTGGTGAGCACCACCCAGAGGCTCAGGAATGATACCATCAATCAATCCATTGCCAAGCATATCTCCAGATGTCAATTTTAAAGCCTCAGCAGCTTTTTCTTTATGATCCCAGCTTCTCCAGAGTATAGAAGAACAGGACTCTGGGGAAATAACCGAATACCACGTGTGTTCCATCATGTAAACTCTGTTTCCAACACCAATGCCCAAAGCTCCACCTGAAGCTCCTTCGCCAATAACAACACATATGATTGGCACTTTCAATACAGCCATTTCCATCAGGTTACGTGCGATCGCTTCTCCTTGTCCACGTTCTTCAGCTTCCAATCCTGGATATGCTCCCATCGTATCAATTAATGTGATAACAGGTTTATTGAACTTTTCAGCCATTTTCATCAAACGCAATGCCTTTCGGTAGCCTTCCGGATTGGCCATTCCAAAATTGTGGTATTGACGCTCTTTTGTATTCTTGCCTTTTTGATGACCAATGATCATAACCGCATTACCATCTATTGACGCCATCCCCCCGACAATCGCCTTATCATCTTTAACATTCCTGTCACCATGCAATTCAATGAATTCATCACAAATCGCTTCTATGTAATCATAAGTCTGCGGGCGATCAGGGTGGCGTGACATCTGCACATTTTGCCATCCAGTTAAATTGCCGTATATTTCTTTCTCTGTCGAAGCAAGCTTTTCCTCCAGTTCACGAACGGTTGCGCTCATGTCAACTTGAGTCTTTTCGGCAACTTGAGTTACCTTCTCAATTTGCAATTGCAAGTCCGCAATTGGCTTTTCAAAATCAAACGTGGTTTTCATATATCTATTTTATGAAAATATTCAGGGGGCTAATTTAGCGCATTTTTTCTGAAATTAAAATTAGGTAGGATAATATCATTGGAATTCCTTTGTTACATTTGCGTTATAAACGTAGCGGTGGCTTAGTTTTTGATTGTAGCCCTGTGAAAAATGTTGACTTATGCTGAAAAAATATTTTTACTTTATTTTGTTACTGATCTTGCCTTCTTTGGTCAGATCCGAGAGTTATCCTGAAGTTTTATTTGACAATAGCGTTATCAACGGAAGTTATGCTAAAAGTATTGCACATTATACCGGTGAGTCCTGGATACAGAATGTAAGCTATAGCTTACCTGTTTCGGACAGTCTATTTTTTACACCGGGTAATTCACTATCACTGCGGTATGTTTCTTCTCCCAATGGGAAATGGGAAGCAAGTATTTTAAACGATAAGCAGAAATTTCCTTACTTAATTACTAAGGATGACCATCTGACATTCAAACTATTTATTCAAAGCAATACTGAGAAGGGACAACTTCCTAAAGTTACATTGCAACAAAATGATACACGGACAAATGCTGTGGATATTGCCAGTTATATCGACGGTTTTGCTTATGATACCTGGCTTAACGTATCTATTCCGGTGGCTAAATTTGCTGGAATTTCAATTGGCAAATCTGTATCGGCCTTAATCCTCGAACAAAATGGAAGTTCTTTGCGGACCAATCAATTATTTATAGATCAAATTGAATTTTTGCCCAAGAACTTTCCGAAAGTAAAACTATCCTCCGCTGCCATTTTGTCTAAAATAGGTTCGGTAGATAAGCAAGTTGAGCTGGTATGGCAATTGCCTCTGACACCAAGTATTCGGTACGTGAAAATTTATCGCTCAGAAGACAAGCTTAATTATCAACCAATAGCAATTTTGCCCATCTATGTACAAAAATCGCTGGATCGGGTGGACGAATATAACAAACCATATTATTACAAAATAGCATGGGTAGACTATAATTATGTTGAATCGCCTTTCTCTGAAGTTAGAGAGGTACAGACAAAAAAGGGAACGGATGCGGAGATGTTAAATTTTATCCGGAATGCCCATGTCAATTATTTTATAGACAACTATGATGTAAACAGTGGTATGTTTTTGTCTGATCGAGGAAATCGGCAAGCAATTGTATCCACCAATGAAACGGGCTATGCCATACTGGGATTGCTTGTTGCAGGAGAGAACAACTTAATATCGAGGCAGGCTCTTTTGGGCAGATTGACGCGGATTGTAAAATTTCTGAGTGGTGCTCAACAACACCAAGGTGTTTTTACCGCGCTTTACGACGGTCGGTCAGGGGTGCCTTACTATCGCGATTCAATTCCAAATTATGACTTACGCGGTACTTCTCATATCATTGAGTCGCTCTTAATCGCTCGACAATATTTTGCTAACGATAATCCTGAGGAGCAGAGCTTAAGAACAAATATCACAAAACTTTGGGAGCGTATAAATTGGGGCTACTTTACTGATGCAAAGAATGCCGATGTACTTTGGGATAAGTGGTCTCCGGTGGATAGTACTGCGCGATCGAGGCCGATGGGTGGATTTAATGAGAGTTTGGGCACCTACTTGCTTGCGATGTCTTCACCGACTCATCCTTTATCGATTTCAGCATATATCAATGGATTTGCAACCAAACATACAGGAAATGAACTGTATTTTAGGGATGAGTCAAGTGATTTAGCCCCAGAGCTCAAAATGAAGTTAAATGATTCATTAGCACACTCAATAAGCGCCAATCCGTTAATGAGTGATGTAGGAAATACAGGGGCTTCGATCTATTCCGATGATAAAGTTATTTTTGCCAAGAATATAGCTGGCGGGAGTTTAAATGAATCATTAATGGCTGTTTATCGCCCCTTCTTGATTATGGATCCAAGAGGTAAAGTTGATGATTTTGTAGATTATAAAAAGTATTTATCAGATTATATCCTCGCTTATAAACGCAGAGACAATGAAATGAGTATAGGAACGCGATTTACAGATATTTGGGGGGTGGAAAAAGTTGAAGATTCATATCAAGGTTATTTGGTGAATCCCGCGATATCAATTGCAGCTTATCCATTTGAAAAAGAGATTGGTCTAAAAGCATTGCGTAAATTTTATGAAGAATATGCCGATGTGTTATTTACACAGTATGGCTTCAGAAGCTGGATTGATATTAAAAATAACGATGTTTCTGAAAGCTATCGTGCAAGAAATCAAGCTACAATCGCGGTGATGATTGAGAATGCAAATTCAGGTATGATCTGGAAATTGTATGAGAATATCCCTGAGGTCAAAAAGACCTTAGAAAAAGTATATGCCAAGAAATAGATTTGTTACGTTAGAATTGGAATAATCGGGTAGTGTTATTGACTTTTTTCGCTATATTTACTTGCTTAAATGGATATTAAATACGTAAGAAACGACATGCTTAGAAAAATCAACTTGGGAATTTTAACCTTATGCGCAAGTTTATCGTTATTTTCTTGTAAACAACAAGCTATTGTAGTCAATCCAGGTGCAGTTATAACAAAAGATGGCACTGATGATGGTTTGAAAAATGTGAAAAAGGATTTTAATGATGCAAAAAGAACGGATGAAGGAATTAAATTCAGTATATCTTCCGATCTCTTATTCCCAACAAACTCTTCTTATTTATCTGAAAAGGCAAAAACTGAAGTAAGCAAGTTGGCTTTGATTTTGAAAGAAAGCAATAATAAGATCAAAGTTGATGGATATACGGATGCCACAGGCACTGTGGAGTATAATCAGTGGCTTTCTGATAAAAGAGCTGCGTCAGTAAAAAAATTCTTGGTAGATTCAGGTGTTGCGGAGTCTCGTATCACTGCAAAAGGTTTCGGTCAGTCAAATCCAGTTGGAGATAACAAAACTCCTGATGGACGTCAAAAAAATAGAAGGGTAGAAGTTACTATTTTGGATAAGAAGTAGTAGTTAAAGCCTTTTCAGTGTATTTAAAAGCGGAATATCCTACATATTTCGCTTTTTTTGTGCCGATACATTTTAAATATTCCTAGATCATTTCCGTGAACAAAATATGTTAAGCAATAGGGATCGGAATATTTTTTTGGAATAAATTTCTAGTTATAGGCGAAATCTCCTAACAGCGCTACGTTTATAACAAGAAAAGCCCACCGTTAGATGAGCTTTCTTGTACCTAGGGCGGGAATCGAACCCGCACTCCCTTAACGGGAACAGGATTTTAAGTCCTGCGTGTCTACCAGTTCCACCACCTAGGCAGGTGAGCGAAAAACGAGATTCGAACTCGCGACCCCAACCTTGGCAAGGTTGTGCTCTACCAGCTGAGCTATTTTCGCATTGGAATTTTATTTCAATTTTTAAAGGATCATTGCGTTCCTTTTTGGTGATGCAAATATAGAGCGAAAAATCAATATTGCAAAATATTTATGTGCTTTCTTGTAGTGTTTTTTATAACTCCTTTGAATTCAGTACAGAAAAAATTAAATCACTTTCAAAACCACGAGATAATGCAAATTGATAAAGCTTATTTTTTACAGTATAAAAATCTTTGCTACCTATTTCACGCCGTTTCTTATCGATGAGGTCGCTTAATATTTGCTCATATTCATCTAGGTCGATCTGTTTAAATGCAATTTTTATTAATGGTTCGGATACTCTCTTTAATTTCAGCGCCTGTTTGATCTTTATTTTACCCCAACCTTTCATGCGTAGTTTTCCGTTGCAATACGCAATGGCGAATCGTTCCTCGTTGAGGAAATTTTCAGCGATTAAATCGGATAGCACATTCTCAACTTCTTCTTCGCTCAGTCCCCAACTATAGAGTTTATCGCGAACTTCCTGTTGGGCACGTTCCTGATAGGCACAATAGCTCTCCGCCTTTAACTGCGCCTGGCGCTGTGTCAATATCTTTTTCTTTCTATTCTCTTCGTCAAACATAATGTCAAAATTTCAAAAATAATATGAAATAACTAAAAAAATGTTCAGTTTTGACACAATTAAAGAAATATCAAAAGAATGTACAAAATATCCGAAATCGTTCAGGTTTTTCATCCTAATCGCACATTTATAACGGATCCCAATTCTTTTGTCCAACATTTATTTTACGATAGCCGTAAGATCGTCCAGGCCGATAATGGGATTTTCTTTGCATTGCAGAAAAATAGAGACGGTCATCATTATTTGAAGGAGGCCTATGCCAAAGGTGTTCGGAATTTCGTATTGCAAGTCGACGAACAGCAGGAGATAGAGTTGTCTGGAGCAAACATCGTTTGGGTTGAGGATAGTTTGGTCGCAATGCAAGCATTAGTGGCGTTTC
The genomic region above belongs to Sphingobacterium zeae and contains:
- a CDS encoding cysteine desulfurase, whose product is MERFNIDKIRADFPILKREVNGRPLVYLDNGATTQKPSAVIDSIVRYYTDMNSNVHRGVHYLSQISTDAFEVTRKKVQAFIHAAEDKEIIITKGTTDGINLIATCYGRAFIQAGDEIIISAMEHHSNIVPWQMLCDEKGCKIRVIPMNDKGELDMVAYENLLNEKTKLVAVTYVSNALGTINPVGQIISMAHQYGAVVLVDAAQAVQHIKIDVQNLDVDFLVFSGHKMYGPTGVGVLYGKEDLLNAMPPYQGGGDMIKEVTFEKTTYNELPFKFEAGTPNIEAGICLNEAIDYINSIGLDSIEAYEFELLQYATEKLSEVSGIRFIGTAEHKCSVISFVIEGTHPYDVGVILDKLGIAVRTGHHCAQPVMDRFGIPGTIRASLAVYNTKEEIDVLVAGIQRAVNMLI
- a CDS encoding SufE family protein yields the protein MTINEIQDELIEDFAFFTDWMEKYEYIIQLGKEVPLIDERYKTDEYIIKGCQSKVWLFPEIKDGKVYFKADSDAIITKGLVSLMVKVLSGHTAKEIVDTDLYFVDQIGLKEHLSPTRANGLLSMIKQMKLYALALQAKT
- a CDS encoding acetyl-CoA carboxylase carboxyltransferase subunit alpha encodes the protein MKTTFDFEKPIADLQLQIEKVTQVAEKTQVDMSATVRELEEKLASTEKEIYGNLTGWQNVQMSRHPDRPQTYDYIEAICDEFIELHGDRNVKDDKAIVGGMASIDGNAVMIIGHQKGKNTKERQYHNFGMANPEGYRKALRLMKMAEKFNKPVITLIDTMGAYPGLEAEERGQGEAIARNLMEMAVLKVPIICVVIGEGASGGALGIGVGNRVYMMEHTWYSVISPESCSSILWRSWDHKEKAAEALKLTSGDMLGNGLIDGIIPEPLGGAHQDPAAAAANLKNQLLKDLTELKAKNSDTLVSERIEKFSKMGVVTE
- a CDS encoding glucoamylase family protein, with protein sequence MLKKYFYFILLLILPSLVRSESYPEVLFDNSVINGSYAKSIAHYTGESWIQNVSYSLPVSDSLFFTPGNSLSLRYVSSPNGKWEASILNDKQKFPYLITKDDHLTFKLFIQSNTEKGQLPKVTLQQNDTRTNAVDIASYIDGFAYDTWLNVSIPVAKFAGISIGKSVSALILEQNGSSLRTNQLFIDQIEFLPKNFPKVKLSSAAILSKIGSVDKQVELVWQLPLTPSIRYVKIYRSEDKLNYQPIAILPIYVQKSLDRVDEYNKPYYYKIAWVDYNYVESPFSEVREVQTKKGTDAEMLNFIRNAHVNYFIDNYDVNSGMFLSDRGNRQAIVSTNETGYAILGLLVAGENNLISRQALLGRLTRIVKFLSGAQQHQGVFTALYDGRSGVPYYRDSIPNYDLRGTSHIIESLLIARQYFANDNPEEQSLRTNITKLWERINWGYFTDAKNADVLWDKWSPVDSTARSRPMGGFNESLGTYLLAMSSPTHPLSISAYINGFATKHTGNELYFRDESSDLAPELKMKLNDSLAHSISANPLMSDVGNTGASIYSDDKVIFAKNIAGGSLNESLMAVYRPFLIMDPRGKVDDFVDYKKYLSDYILAYKRRDNEMSIGTRFTDIWGVEKVEDSYQGYLVNPAISIAAYPFEKEIGLKALRKFYEEYADVLFTQYGFRSWIDIKNNDVSESYRARNQATIAVMIENANSGMIWKLYENIPEVKKTLEKVYAKK
- a CDS encoding OmpA family protein yields the protein MLRKINLGILTLCASLSLFSCKQQAIVVNPGAVITKDGTDDGLKNVKKDFNDAKRTDEGIKFSISSDLLFPTNSSYLSEKAKTEVSKLALILKESNNKIKVDGYTDATGTVEYNQWLSDKRAASVKKFLVDSGVAESRITAKGFGQSNPVGDNKTPDGRQKNRRVEVTILDKK
- a CDS encoding regulatory protein RecX is translated as MFDEENRKKKILTQRQAQLKAESYCAYQERAQQEVRDKLYSWGLSEEEVENVLSDLIAENFLNEERFAIAYCNGKLRMKGWGKIKIKQALKLKRVSEPLIKIAFKQIDLDEYEQILSDLIDKKRREIGSKDFYTVKNKLYQFALSRGFESDLIFSVLNSKEL